The genomic DNA GGAACGCCTCCAGGCCCGACAGGCCGTCGGGCATGGCGGTGACCGCGAAGCCGTCGCGCTCCAGCGCGAGTTGGGTGGCCTCGCGGATGACGTCGTCGTCCTCGACGAACAGGACGTGGGTCTGCTCTGCCATCCGGTGCTCTCAGTTGCTTTCGGTCGGGGCCGGGGGCGGGCCGTCAGTTGGGGGCCGGGGTGGCCGAGTCCGTGCCGCCCACCGCGTTGCTGTACTCGGTGTGGGTGCGGGACTCCTCGGAGAAGCGGTTCGCCGACCAGCTGTAGGTGATCACTTCCTCGCTGGACGGATAGGAGACCGGGTCGTCCTTCTCGTACATCTGCTGGGTGACCACCAGCTCACCCCGGTCGATCTCCGCGTACACCGGCGGTTCCTCGGCCCTGAACACATTCTCGTACGAGTGGCCCTGCTCGCGATAGACGTACGAGCCGATGCCGACCGCGTCACCGCAGGTCATCACGTTGACCACGATGTCGTCCGCGGACCCTCCGGTCAGATCGCCGTACGACACGTCGACCGGGTACTCGTCGGCGACGCACGGCTTCAGGGCGCGCTTGACCGCCGCGCCGACCTTCGGGTCGTCCTTGACGAGCTTGACCGCGTCCACGGACTTGGGCGCCTTGCTGGGCGAGACCGTGGGGGTGGCCGCGCCCGCCGCCACCGAGTCGCTGCCCGCCGGGCCCTCGTCCCGGGCGCCGGTGCCGCCGGTGCCGCAGGCGGAGACAGAAAGGCCGAGGACGGCGAGCCCGGCCACCGCCGCGATCGCCGCCTTGAGGGCGCCCCTGGCCCGCAGGGACTCCGTTCCTAGGCCGCGCAACGCTCCCGCTCCTCACGCTCCAGCGCGCGTGCGTCCAGGTCGCGGCTCTCCAACTCCTCGCGGAGCCGGGCGAGCGCCCGGTGCAGCGTGCTCTTGACCGTTCCGGCCGACATGCCGAGCGCGGCGGCCGTCTCCTCCGTGGACATCTGCTCCCAGTGTCGCAGCACGACGACACTGCGTTGCTTCGGAGCGAGCACCTTCAGGATGTCCATCAGCAGGGCGCGGTCCGCGTGCTGCTCGGTGGAGTCGTCGACGGACGCGTCCGGGAGCTGCTCGGTGGGGACCTCCTCGAGCTTGCGGGCCCGCCACCACTCCGTCCGCGTGTTGATCATTACGCGGCGCAGGTACGCGTCCGCCAGCCGCTTGTCCGCGATCCCGTCCCAGCGGCCGTACGTCCGTACGAGAGCGGTCTGGAGCAGGTCCTGGGCGTCGACCGGGTCCGGGACCAGGCGGCGTGCACTGCGCAGCAGCGCGTCCTGCCGGGTACGTACGTACTCTTCGAACTCGAGCACCTCGCCGTGCGCCATGTTCAACCGCCTCCCGTTCCCCGTTTCCGACCTGTCCGCTGTCGGCTCTTCATCGCTGCCGCGCTTCTGGCTTTTCGCTTCGAAGCCGCTCGCACCGCGGCGTCCGCGGTACGCCAATGAAGCTACGGAGGTGTTGTCACGGGGTTGTCCGAGGCAGCCTGCGGCGAACGCTCGGCTGTCCGTCGGTTGTGTAACGGATGTAGGAACGGGGTAAGACGGGGCGGCGGATGGGGTGGAATTGGGGGTTTTTGTCGCGGGCGAGGCTGTGTTTCGAAGGCCGGGGGCTGTGTATCGGCAATCGATGGGCTGTGAAGAACGGCCGGCGGTCGGTGGACTCAGCTGTGGGGGAGGCGGTAGAGGCCGCCGGGGAGGGGCTCGACGAGGCCGTCGGCGACCAGGCCGTCCAGGGCGCGGGCGCGCTGCACCGGCTCGTCCCACACGCGGTCGAGCGCCGACTGCGGAACCGGGGTCACGGCTTCCCGCAGGACGGCGAGGAGCCTGCCGCGGACCTGACGGTCCGTACCGGCGTACGTCTGGCCGCGGCGCGGCGGCCCGTCGTGCTCGGGCTTGCCCGCGAGTCGCCAGGCGCACTGGCCGGCGATCGGGCAGCGGTGGCAGGTCTCGTTCTTCGCCGTGCAGACCAGCGCGCCGAGCTCCATGGACGCGGCGGCCCAGCGGGACGCGGTGCTCTCGTCCTCGGGGAGCAGCGCGCGGGCGAGCTTGCGCTCGGCTGCGGTGGTGGCGTTGGGCGGGTACTGCACACCGGTGACGGCGCGGGCGAAGACACGGCGGACGTTGGTGTCGAGAACGGCGTGGCGCTGGCCGTAGGCGAACGACGCGACGGCCGCGGCGGTGTATTCGCCGATGCCGGGCAGCGCGAGCAGCTGGGCGTGCTCCGTGGGTACGTCGCCGTTGTGGCGTTCCGTTATGGCGACGGCGGCGCCGTGCAGGCGCAGCGCGCGCCGGGGGTAGCCGAGGCGGCCCCAGGCGCGGACGGCTTCGCCGGGCGCCTCCTTGGCGAGGTCGGCGGGGCGGGGCCAGCGGGCGAGCCACTGCTCGTAGACGGGCAGCACGCGGTTGACCGGTGTCTGCTGCAACATGAACTCACTGACCATCACGCCCCAGGGGCCGGCGTCGGGGCGGCGCCACGGGAGGTCACGGGCGTGCTCGTCGAACCATGCGATGACCTGGGCGTGCAGGGCCTCGCCTGGGGCGCCGGGGGCGGGGGAGGTGGGGCTCGGGCTTTGGCTTGGCGTGGGCTTCGTGGGTGCAGTCATGGCGAAGTCGATCCTGCCATGCGGGGTGGTGTGGGTTCGCGTTCTGACGGGGGTGGGTCGGGGGTGTGCCGGGGTGGGGCGGGCGGTGCCGGGCCGTGCCGGGGTGTCCTGGCGTCGTCGGGGGCGTTGCGTGTGGGGGCTGTGGGGGCTGTGGGGGCTGTGGGGGCTGTGGGGGCTGTGGGGGCTGTGGGGACTGTGTCTGGGTGTCGTGGGCGGGGCGGGGCGGGGCGGGTGCGGGGCTGTGCGGTTGCGTCGGGGCGCTGGGACCGTGGTGGGGCGCTGGGACCGTGGTGGGTGGGGCCGTGCCGGTGTGCGGGCCCGTCGCGGCGCGGCGCTTCCTCTGTCCTCCTCGCCCGCCCCTCCACCCACCCGGCGTGGCGTCCGCCCCAAAGAGGGCAGGCGCTCGGGCAGTTGATCGGTGGTCGGCGTGGCGCGACCGTGATGATGATCTGGAAAAAGTTGAGGTGTGGGGCGGCGGGTGGGGCGAGCTGCGCTGCCGATCTCTCGTAGAGTTTGCGCCGTGGGATCTATGCGCAATCCGGTCGGGCCGCTTCCCTCCTCCATCTACTGGCGACGGAGGGCCGTTCTGCTGTCCGTGGTCGGTCTGTTGGCACTGCTCGTCGTGTGGGTGGTGGGATCCGGCGGCGGTGGCGGGAAGAACGGCGCGGACGGGTCCAACGGGAAGCACCCCACGTCCTCGATCACACCCGGGCCGTCCAGCTCCGGGCCCGCGATCAGCCAACACCCGGGCGGGCGCGACGAGTCGGGCAGTGGGGACGGCTCGGGTTCGGGTTCGGGGTCGGAATCCGGCTCCGGTTCGGGGTCAGGGTCCGGCGGTTCGGGAGGTGCGGCCGGAGGGTCCGACGACGGATCCAACGGTGGTGGCGGTGCCGACGGTCAGCTGCCCGCCGGTTCCACCCTCCCCAACTGCACCGCGAGCATCGTCAAGTTGACGCTGCGCAGTCTCCGTAACTCGTACGCCCCCGACCGGACGCCGACGTTCGAGCTGACCGCCAAGAACTCCTCGGGCAGCGACTGCAAGGTCGATTTCGGCCCGAAGAACTCGGTATTGACGATCACGCAGGCCGACGGCGACAACGACATCTGGTCCTCGGCCGACTGTCCCAAGGACTCCGGAAGCGCCCTGTTCCGTGTCCCGGCGGGCGACAGCGCGACGTACACGGTGAAGTGGGACCGCAAGCCCAGTGCCCCCGAGTGCGCCACGCCTCCGGCCGGTTCGGCCGCGGCGGGAACGTACCTGGTGGAGGCCAAGGCGCCGGGCTTCAAAAAGGCCCAGACGTCATTCGTCCTGGCGAAGGACTAGCCGGGGGGCCGACCGGATCCGCCCAGCCCCAGGGGGGCGACCGGAATGCACGGCCTCAGGAGGGCGGGCCGGATCCGCCCGGCCCCACGGGGGCGACCGGAATGCCCGGCCCCAGGAGGGCAGCGGGCCGGAAATGCCCGGCCCCAGGAAGGCAGCGGGCCGGAAATGCCCGGCCCCAGGAGGGCGGCAACCCGCCGACGCGAGTAAGCGACCCCACCCCCGTGCGGCCGCCCCCACACACCGCACCCCACCCCCGGCCAAGCCGCCGGCAGGCTAGACGTACCGCTCCAGAATCGAAGACTCCGCCAGCCGCGACAGCCCTTCCCGGACGCTGCGCGCCCGCGCCTCGCCCACGCCGTCGACCGTCTGCAGGTCGTCGACGCTCGCGGCGAGCAGCTTCTGCAGGCCGCCGAAGTGCTCCACGAGGCGGTCGATGATCGCACCCGGCAGGCGCGGCACCTTCGCGAGCAGACGGAACCCGCGCGGGGAGACCGCCGAGTCCAGTGCCTCGGGGGAACCCGTGTACCCCAGTGCCTTGGCCACGGTGGCGAGCTCGAGCAGCTCCGCGTGAGTGAGCGCGTCCAGCTCGTACAGCGCCTGGTCGACCGTGCGGGAGCGCTTGGCCGTCGGCTCGGGCACGTAGTCGCGGACCACCAGCTCGCGCTCGGGCTCCACGCCGGCGATCAGCTCGTCCAGCTGGAGGGCCAGAAGACGTCCGTCCGTGCCCAGTTCGACCACGTATTCGGCGATTTCGGTGGCGATGCGGCGCACCATCTCCAGACGCTGGGCCACCGCCGACACATCCCGGACCGTGACCAGATCCTCGATCTCCAGCGCGGAGAGGGTGCCCGCCACCTCGTCCAGACGGAGCTTGTAGCGCTCCAGGGTCGCCAGGGCCTGGTTGGCCCGGGACAGGATCGCCGCCGAGTCCTCCAGGACGCGGCGCATTCCGTCCACGTACAGCGCGACGAGCCGCATGGACTGGGAGACGGAGACCACGGGGAAGCCGACCTGCTTGCTCACCCGGTCCGCGGTGCGGTGGCGCGTGCCTGTCTCCTCGGTGGGGATCATGGGGTCGGGGACCAGCTGCACGCCCGCCCGGAGGATCTTGGAGAGATCCGAGGAGAGCACGATGCCGCCGTCGAGCTTGCACAGCTCACGCAGGCGCGTGGCGGTGAACTCGACGTCCAGCACGAAGCCGCCGGTACACATGGCTTCGACGGTCTTGTCGGACCCGAGCACGATGAGTCCGCCGGTGTTGCCCCGGAGAATCCGTTCAAGCCCGTCGCGCAGCGCCGTGCCGGGCGCCACGGCGCTCAGTGAGGCGCGCATCAGGCCATCGGCACCGGAGCTCCCGCCGGATTTTCCGGGAGCTGCTGCCCGGTCGTTGGCTGCCACTGCACTCCTCCGGTCGCAGGTTCTGAGGCGCTCCCGTTTCGCACACTTGGTTCGTACGGACGGGCGAGACCAGGGCAAAGTCTACCGGCGGTCCTCCTCGTCCCGTGGGGCCTCTCGCCGACGGGAGCGCGGAAGGACTCGCAGGGCGTCCCCGATGTCCGCCACTTCCAGGACCTTCATACCCGAAGGGATCTTGCCGGGGTCGGTCGGGACCAGGGCGTGAGTGAAGCCCAGGCGGTGTGCCTCGGCAAGCCGGCGCTGGACGCCCGTGACCCGTCTGACCTCGCCCGCGAGGCCCACCTCGCCGATCGCGACCAGGTTTTTCGGCAGCGGGGCGTCGCTCGCCGCGGAGGCCAGCGCGAGGGCGATCGCCAGGTCCGCGGCCGGCTCCGAGAGGCGTACGCCGCCGACCGTCGCCGAGTAGATGTCCCGTTTTCCGAGGGCGCTGATCCGGCCGCGCTGCTCCAGGACGGCCAGCATCATCGAGACGCGGGAGGTCTCCAGGCCGGACGTCGTGCGGCGCGGGGTCGGGATCTGGGTGTCGACCGTGAGGGCCTGCACCTCGGCCACCAGGGGGCGGCGGCCCTCCAGGGTCACGGTCAGGCAGGTGCCCGGAACGGGCTCGGCACGCCGGGTGAGGAACAGGCCGCTGGGGTCGGCCAGGCCCGTGATCCCCTCGTCGTGCAGCTCGAAGCAGCCGACCTCGTCCGTCGCCCCGTATCGGTTCTTGACGCCCCGAACGAGACGGAGGCGTGCGTGGCGGTCGCCCTCGAAGTGCAGGACGACGTCCACCAGGTGCTCGAGGAGGCGGGGGCCCGCGATCGTGCCGTCCTTGGTGACATGGCCCACCAGGAGCGTGGACATCCCGCGCTCCTTGGAGGCGCGGATGAGCGCCCCGGCGACCTCGCGGACCTGGGCCACGCCGCCCGGCGCCCCGTCGATCTCGGGCGACGCCACCGTCTGCACGGAATCCATGATCAGCAGCGACGGCTTCACCGCGTCCAAGTGGCCGAGGACGGCGGCCAGATCGGTCTCGGCCGCCAGATACAGGTGGTCGTCGATGGCCTTGATGCGGTCGGCGCGCATGCGCACCTGGCTCGCCGACTCCTCGCCCGTGACGTACAGCGTGCGGTGCTCGTCGCTCGCCGCCTTCGCCGCGACGTCGAGCAGGAGCGTGGACTTGCCGACGCCGGGCTCGCCCGCGAGGAGGACGACCGCGCCGGGGACGAGCCCGCCGCCCAGGACACGGTCCAGCTCGGGTACGCCGGTGGAGCGGGCGGTGGCCTGGCGCCCGTCGACCTGGCCGATGGGCAGGGCGGACGTGGTGACCCGGCCGGGCGTCGTGGTCCGCACCGCGGGCGTGCCGTACTCCTCGACCGTCCCCCAGGCCTGGCATTCGGGGCAGCGGCCGAGCCACTTGGCCGTCTGCCAGCCGCACTCCGTGCAGCGGTAGGACGGCCGATCCTTCGCGGTCTTCGTACGGGCAGCCATGCACGAACCGTAACCGAGCCCACTGACAACGCCGTCCGCGTACCGCGACCACGGCCGTACGGGGCCCCCGGCCGGGCAGGCCGCACATCAAGAAGCGCAGCCCGCACATCAAGAAGCCGGTCGCGGTTCTCCCGGGGCGGGCGGTGGGCGCGGGGCGACGTCATCGCGCCGGGGAGCGCCCGCCGCGCCCGCCGCCACCCCGCGATTCGGCCACCGTCCACCAGGAACGAGCCACGGAATCCTGGGTTCGTGTCCCCTTATGAGGGATCGTTTCACCCGTACGGAGTAAATGTGCGCAAGGGGGCAGAAGGGGCCACCTGTCGGCGCCTACGGTCGCACGAGTGATGAGCAGCAGTCCGGAAACCTTCACGCACACAACCGGCGCACACCGGGCGCACGGAGATGCACGCAAGCGGGTGACAGCGCCCCGAGGCGCGACGGCCCGCACCACGGCCCAGCGCCCGTCCGCGCGCTACGAGCCCTATCTGGACGGCCTGTTCACCTACTGCCTGTCGGTGCTGTGCGACCACGACGCCGCGACCGCCGCGCTCGGCGACGTCCTCGCGCTCGCCGAGCGCCGTCACCCGCGCGGCCCGGCGGCGGGTGACCGCCGGGCCTGGTTGTACGCCCTCGCCCGCTGGGCCTGTCTGCGCAAGCTCGCCGAGACCAGACGCCACCGGCAGGCCACCCACGCGGTCGGCCGGCGCGCGGCCCGCGAGGACGGCGAGAACCTCTCGACGCGGCCTGCCGCCGACCGGCGCACGGCCGAGCCGACCGGTTCCGTCCCGGCCACCGA from Streptomyces avermitilis MA-4680 = NBRC 14893 includes the following:
- the disA gene encoding DNA integrity scanning diadenylate cyclase DisA, with the protein product MAANDRAAAPGKSGGSSGADGLMRASLSAVAPGTALRDGLERILRGNTGGLIVLGSDKTVEAMCTGGFVLDVEFTATRLRELCKLDGGIVLSSDLSKILRAGVQLVPDPMIPTEETGTRHRTADRVSKQVGFPVVSVSQSMRLVALYVDGMRRVLEDSAAILSRANQALATLERYKLRLDEVAGTLSALEIEDLVTVRDVSAVAQRLEMVRRIATEIAEYVVELGTDGRLLALQLDELIAGVEPERELVVRDYVPEPTAKRSRTVDQALYELDALTHAELLELATVAKALGYTGSPEALDSAVSPRGFRLLAKVPRLPGAIIDRLVEHFGGLQKLLAASVDDLQTVDGVGEARARSVREGLSRLAESSILERYV
- a CDS encoding SigE family RNA polymerase sigma factor, which translates into the protein MAHGEVLEFEEYVRTRQDALLRSARRLVPDPVDAQDLLQTALVRTYGRWDGIADKRLADAYLRRVMINTRTEWWRARKLEEVPTEQLPDASVDDSTEQHADRALLMDILKVLAPKQRSVVVLRHWEQMSTEETAAALGMSAGTVKSTLHRALARLREELESRDLDARALEREERERCAA
- a CDS encoding A/G-specific adenine glycosylase codes for the protein MTAPTKPTPSQSPSPTSPAPGAPGEALHAQVIAWFDEHARDLPWRRPDAGPWGVMVSEFMLQQTPVNRVLPVYEQWLARWPRPADLAKEAPGEAVRAWGRLGYPRRALRLHGAAVAITERHNGDVPTEHAQLLALPGIGEYTAAAVASFAYGQRHAVLDTNVRRVFARAVTGVQYPPNATTAAERKLARALLPEDESTASRWAAASMELGALVCTAKNETCHRCPIAGQCAWRLAGKPEHDGPPRRGQTYAGTDRQVRGRLLAVLREAVTPVPQSALDRVWDEPVQRARALDGLVADGLVEPLPGGLYRLPHS
- a CDS encoding lipoprotein CseA, whose translation is MRGLGTESLRARGALKAAIAAVAGLAVLGLSVSACGTGGTGARDEGPAGSDSVAAGAATPTVSPSKAPKSVDAVKLVKDDPKVGAAVKRALKPCVADEYPVDVSYGDLTGGSADDIVVNVMTCGDAVGIGSYVYREQGHSYENVFRAEEPPVYAEIDRGELVVTQQMYEKDDPVSYPSSEEVITYSWSANRFSEESRTHTEYSNAVGGTDSATPAPN
- the radA gene encoding DNA repair protein RadA; translated protein: MAARTKTAKDRPSYRCTECGWQTAKWLGRCPECQAWGTVEEYGTPAVRTTTPGRVTTSALPIGQVDGRQATARSTGVPELDRVLGGGLVPGAVVLLAGEPGVGKSTLLLDVAAKAASDEHRTLYVTGEESASQVRMRADRIKAIDDHLYLAAETDLAAVLGHLDAVKPSLLIMDSVQTVASPEIDGAPGGVAQVREVAGALIRASKERGMSTLLVGHVTKDGTIAGPRLLEHLVDVVLHFEGDRHARLRLVRGVKNRYGATDEVGCFELHDEGITGLADPSGLFLTRRAEPVPGTCLTVTLEGRRPLVAEVQALTVDTQIPTPRRTTSGLETSRVSMMLAVLEQRGRISALGKRDIYSATVGGVRLSEPAADLAIALALASAASDAPLPKNLVAIGEVGLAGEVRRVTGVQRRLAEAHRLGFTHALVPTDPGKIPSGMKVLEVADIGDALRVLPRSRRREAPRDEEDRR